A section of the Deltaproteobacteria bacterium genome encodes:
- a CDS encoding argininosuccinate synthase — protein sequence MKIVLAYSGGLDTSVILKWLQETYESEVIAFSADLGQEEEWPTVEKKALQTGAVKFVVKDLKEEFVSQYVFPAFRANAAYEQFYLLGTSLARPIIARHQVMVAEAEGAQAVSHGATGKGNDQVRFELTYMALSPGLKIIAPWRDWDLTSRSALISYAEKHGIPIPITPQRPYSSDANLLHISYEGGILEDPWMEPPEDMFQMTQSPEKAPDSPEYIEIHFEKGDPVAVNGQSMKAAELLSHLNRLGGKHGIGRMDLVENRYVGMKSRGVYETPGGTLIRTAHQALETLTLDREVMHIRDSLIPRYSELIYYGYWFSPERELLQKLIDETQMPVSGIVRLKLYKGNVMVAGRKSDHSLYRMDFATFEEDQVYRQKDAEGFIRLNGLRLKIQNLVAKKN from the coding sequence ATGAAGATCGTTTTAGCCTATTCAGGCGGTCTTGATACTTCGGTCATATTAAAATGGCTTCAGGAAACCTATGAGTCTGAGGTGATCGCCTTTTCGGCCGATCTGGGGCAGGAAGAGGAATGGCCGACAGTCGAAAAAAAGGCCTTGCAAACCGGGGCCGTCAAGTTCGTTGTCAAGGATTTGAAGGAGGAATTTGTCAGCCAGTATGTCTTCCCGGCCTTTCGGGCCAATGCTGCTTATGAACAGTTTTATCTCTTGGGGACCTCGCTGGCCCGACCGATCATCGCCAGACACCAGGTGATGGTAGCCGAAGCCGAGGGGGCCCAGGCGGTCAGCCATGGGGCAACCGGGAAAGGGAATGACCAGGTACGGTTTGAGTTGACTTATATGGCTTTGAGTCCCGGTCTGAAAATCATCGCCCCCTGGCGGGACTGGGATTTGACTTCCCGTTCGGCCCTGATCAGTTATGCGGAAAAGCATGGGATTCCGATTCCTATAACGCCTCAAAGGCCTTATAGCTCGGACGCCAATCTCTTACATATCAGCTATGAAGGCGGGATCCTCGAAGACCCCTGGATGGAACCTCCGGAAGATATGTTTCAAATGACCCAGTCACCGGAGAAGGCCCCTGATTCCCCTGAATATATCGAGATCCATTTTGAAAAAGGGGATCCGGTGGCCGTCAACGGCCAATCGATGAAGGCCGCTGAATTGTTATCCCATCTTAATCGCCTGGGCGGAAAACACGGGATCGGCCGAATGGACCTGGTGGAGAACCGCTATGTGGGCATGAAATCCCGTGGGGTCTATGAAACCCCTGGCGGAACCTTGATCCGCACGGCCCATCAGGCCCTTGAGACTTTGACCCTGGATCGGGAGGTAATGCACATCCGGGATTCCCTGATCCCCCGTTATTCGGAACTGATTTATTACGGATACTGGTTTTCACCGGAAAGGGAACTCCTTCAAAAATTAATCGACGAGACCCAAATGCCGGTTTCAGGGATCGTCCGATTGAAGCTCTACAAAGGGAATGTCATGGTGGCGGGGAGGAAATCGGATCATTCCCTTTATCGGATGGATTTCGCCACCTTTGAAGAAGATCAGGTTTATCGTCAAAAAGACGCCGAGGGATTCATCCGTTTGAACGGATTAAGGTTAAAGATTCAAAATCTGGTGGCGAAAAAGAATTAA
- the argH gene encoding argininosuccinate lyase — MKSSVVKKKDTEKLWAGRFSEPVDPLVEAFTASLPYDQRLLPYDLAGSLAHLKMLADQGIIPKNEARKISQGLKEIRKEWDQGQLIFPIEDEDVHMFVEKRLIGKIGSIGGKIHTARSRNDQVALDVRLYLREKIQDLKKELQALQKALLQKAKDQGHLILPGYTHLQRAQPVLLGHHLLAYLEMFFRDQQRLSEVLTRVNVLPLGSAALAGTSFPIERNLVARELGFSQVSANSMDAVSDRDFVIEFLSAGAILMMHYSRMSEELILWSGSEFNFIEISDAFCTGSSIMPQKKNPDVPELIRGKTGRVYGHLMGMLTVMKSLPMTYNRDLQEDKEPVFDTVDTLMNCTRLLSRLWPKLTFKADSMEKATETGYLLATDLADYLVKKGLDFRSAHHTVGTIVAHALKKGLELKDIPWSVLKGFHPVFEKDVRTVLELRSAMDHRDSQGGTAPKQVQKALREMEKRICSC; from the coding sequence ATGAAGTCCTCGGTAGTTAAAAAGAAAGACACCGAAAAACTCTGGGCCGGCCGGTTTTCAGAGCCGGTTGATCCCCTGGTAGAGGCCTTTACGGCGTCCCTGCCCTATGACCAGCGGCTTTTGCCCTATGATCTGGCCGGAAGTTTGGCTCATTTGAAAATGTTGGCCGATCAGGGGATCATTCCCAAGAATGAAGCCCGGAAAATCAGCCAAGGCTTAAAGGAAATCCGAAAGGAATGGGACCAGGGGCAACTGATCTTTCCGATCGAAGATGAAGATGTGCACATGTTCGTGGAAAAGCGGTTGATCGGGAAGATCGGATCCATCGGCGGCAAGATTCATACCGCCCGGAGCCGTAATGATCAGGTGGCCCTGGATGTGCGGCTCTATCTCCGGGAAAAGATCCAGGATCTGAAAAAGGAACTGCAAGCCCTGCAAAAGGCCTTGCTCCAGAAGGCCAAGGATCAAGGGCATCTGATCCTTCCCGGCTATACCCACCTGCAGCGGGCTCAACCGGTGCTCCTCGGCCATCATTTACTGGCTTATCTGGAGATGTTTTTCCGGGATCAGCAGCGTCTGAGCGAAGTTTTGACCCGGGTCAATGTGCTGCCTTTAGGCAGTGCGGCCCTGGCCGGCACTTCCTTTCCAATTGAGCGTAATCTGGTGGCCCGGGAATTGGGCTTTAGTCAGGTCTCGGCCAATAGTATGGATGCGGTCAGTGACCGGGATTTTGTGATCGAATTTCTTTCGGCCGGGGCTATCCTGATGATGCATTATTCCAGGATGTCCGAGGAATTAATCCTTTGGTCCGGTTCGGAATTTAATTTTATCGAGATCAGTGATGCCTTTTGTACGGGCAGCAGCATCATGCCTCAGAAAAAAAATCCCGATGTCCCGGAATTGATCCGGGGGAAAACCGGCCGGGTCTATGGACACCTGATGGGCATGCTGACCGTTATGAAGTCCCTGCCCATGACCTATAACCGGGATTTGCAGGAGGATAAAGAACCTGTTTTTGATACGGTAGACACCCTGATGAACTGCACCCGTTTGTTGAGTCGTCTCTGGCCGAAACTGACCTTCAAAGCCGATTCCATGGAAAAAGCCACCGAAACAGGATACCTGCTGGCCACGGACCTGGCCGATTATCTGGTCAAAAAAGGACTGGATTTTCGGAGCGCCCACCATACGGTTGGGACCATCGTGGCCCATGCCCTGAAAAAGGGCCTGGAGTTAAAGGATATCCCCTGGTCGGTATTGAAAGGTTTTCATCCGGTTTTTGAAAAGGATGTAAGAACCGTGCTGGAGCTTCGTTCGGCTATGGACCATCGGGATTCACAGGGAGGAACGGCCCCCAAACAAGTCCAAAAGGCCTTGCGAGAGATGGAGAAGAGAATATGTTCCTGTTAG
- a CDS encoding fibronectin type III domain-containing protein: MFLLDGCRKKLAVKVVWVLLILSLVSCGKKANPVIPVKVLPKAVDPLGYQIKGKNLVLSWTIPSQNTDESPLTDLKGFILQKGEWATKDFCVTCPDRFQETRRIDLKGPSAVGLKIEADQVELTKDQLKPGHTYSFQVTAVTKRERESQPSKILRIAWDFPLEPPSAVQIKSDSQGLEISWAPPRSLTDGTSPEGLAGYFLYRQTGKGPWMQVNDKPLEKPVYVDSGLQEGVRYAYRVKALRRIQESLLESEISEEKSTVFTRTGPPSAVQELVAIGGPRGIQIRWEGLENMIPSGYHVYKRMENEKTAKRITPEAVKDTIFEDAQVVAGKTYYYAISVVGMPPALLEGPRSREIKITYNP, translated from the coding sequence ATGTTCCTGTTAGACGGATGCCGGAAAAAATTGGCGGTAAAAGTGGTTTGGGTCTTATTAATTCTCAGCCTGGTATCTTGCGGGAAAAAAGCCAATCCGGTCATCCCGGTCAAGGTCTTACCGAAAGCCGTCGATCCTCTCGGTTACCAGATCAAAGGGAAAAATCTGGTTTTGTCCTGGACCATCCCCAGTCAAAACACCGATGAAAGTCCCCTGACCGATCTAAAAGGTTTTATTCTTCAGAAGGGGGAATGGGCGACCAAGGATTTTTGTGTGACCTGTCCGGATCGGTTTCAGGAAACCCGTCGAATTGATTTGAAAGGACCGAGTGCCGTAGGCCTGAAGATCGAGGCCGACCAGGTGGAACTGACCAAAGACCAGCTCAAACCCGGACATACCTATTCTTTCCAGGTGACCGCCGTAACGAAAAGGGAACGGGAAAGTCAACCCTCAAAAATATTGAGGATTGCCTGGGATTTCCCCCTCGAGCCGCCTTCTGCCGTTCAAATCAAGTCCGATTCGCAAGGGTTGGAAATCTCCTGGGCCCCGCCCCGGTCGTTAACGGATGGAACCTCTCCCGAGGGCTTGGCCGGTTATTTTCTTTATCGACAAACAGGAAAAGGACCCTGGATGCAGGTTAATGATAAACCGCTGGAGAAACCGGTTTATGTTGATTCGGGACTTCAGGAAGGGGTCAGGTATGCCTATCGGGTAAAGGCTTTGCGCAGGATCCAGGAGAGTCTTCTGGAAAGTGAAATCTCCGAAGAAAAGAGTACGGTTTTTACCCGGACAGGACCGCCCTCGGCTGTTCAGGAATTGGTGGCCATAGGGGGGCCGAGGGGCATTCAAATCCGTTGGGAAGGGCTTGAAAACATGATTCCCAGTGGGTATCATGTTTATAAAAGGATGGAAAACGAAAAAACAGCCAAAAGGATCACCCCGGAAGCCGTGAAGGATACGATTTTTGAAGACGCCCAGGTAGTTGCAGGAAAGACCTATTATTACGCCATCAGTGTTGTCGGAATGCCCCCGGCCCTGTTGGAAGGTCCCAGGTCCAGGGAAATAAAAATAACTTATAATCCATGA
- the lysA gene encoding diaminopimelate decarboxylase — translation MHHFHYKRNTLFGEAVSIQEIIDQVGTPCYIYSRATLEHHFKVFDRAFSKIRHLTCYAQKANSNLALLRLFGRLGGGSDIVSGGELYRALKAGIPPEKIVYSGVGKSPEEIRYALKEKILLLNIESPEELKVVNEIAGQLKKKAPIAIRVNPDIDPKTHPYISTGLKKNKFGINIRQSLEEYQLARTLPHINVIGVDCHIGSQLLATQPFLEAIQKLKKLTSQLKEQGIEIRYIDLGGGLGITYDQEEPPHPQEYARTITKELGDMPYTLILEPGRVIVGNAGILVTKVLYIKKGEEKNFIIIDAGMNDLIRPSLYGSFHMIQPVVRRNRLKIQADVVGPICESGDFLGKDRVLPLPKPGERLAVMSAGAYGFCMASNYNSRPRAAEVLVQGKTFEVIRKRESYAQLVALEKMPDFLK, via the coding sequence ATGCATCACTTTCACTATAAACGAAACACACTCTTTGGCGAAGCAGTATCTATTCAAGAGATCATCGATCAGGTCGGCACCCCCTGTTATATTTACAGTCGGGCAACCCTGGAGCACCATTTTAAGGTTTTCGATCGGGCCTTTTCAAAGATCCGTCATCTGACCTGTTATGCCCAGAAGGCCAATTCCAATCTGGCGTTGTTACGGCTTTTCGGGAGGCTGGGCGGCGGAAGCGATATTGTTTCCGGAGGAGAACTTTATCGGGCCTTGAAGGCCGGCATACCCCCGGAAAAGATCGTTTATTCGGGGGTTGGGAAGTCGCCGGAAGAGATCCGTTATGCCTTAAAAGAAAAGATCCTGCTCCTGAATATCGAGTCTCCGGAAGAACTGAAGGTCGTTAATGAGATCGCCGGTCAATTGAAGAAAAAGGCCCCTATCGCTATCCGGGTCAACCCTGACATCGATCCCAAGACCCATCCGTATATCTCGACCGGTTTAAAAAAGAACAAATTCGGGATCAATATCCGGCAGTCGCTGGAAGAGTATCAATTGGCCCGGACATTGCCTCATATCAACGTGATCGGGGTCGATTGTCATATCGGTTCCCAGTTGCTGGCCACCCAGCCTTTTCTGGAGGCGATTCAGAAATTAAAAAAATTGACCTCCCAATTGAAAGAACAGGGAATCGAAATCCGGTATATCGACTTAGGCGGAGGATTGGGAATCACTTATGACCAGGAGGAACCTCCTCATCCGCAGGAATATGCCCGGACCATCACCAAAGAATTAGGCGACATGCCCTATACCCTGATTCTGGAACCGGGTCGGGTGATTGTGGGGAATGCCGGAATCCTGGTTACCAAGGTTTTGTACATTAAAAAGGGTGAAGAAAAAAACTTTATCATTATTGACGCCGGTATGAACGATCTGATCCGGCCTTCCCTGTATGGTTCTTTCCATATGATCCAGCCCGTAGTTCGCCGTAACCGTTTAAAGATCCAGGCCGATGTGGTGGGCCCGATTTGCGAAAGCGGCGATTTTTTGGGAAAAGACCGGGTCCTGCCCCTCCCGAAACCAGGGGAGCGTTTGGCGGTCATGAGTGCCGGGGCCTATGGCTTTTGCATGGCCAGCAATTATAACTCCAGGCCCAGAGCGGCGGAGGTTCTGGTCCAGGGAAAGACCTTTGAGGTGATCCGGAAAAGAGAATCCTATGCCCAGTTGGTCGCTTTGGAGAAGATGCCGGATTTTTTAAAATAA
- a CDS encoding diaminopimelate epimerase: MPSKPILKITKMSGSGNDFILVDNRSRQVPDSQMAALTKGLCRRMVSVGADGMIFIVPSDRYDFKWRFFNADGSEAEMCGNGGRCAARFASLKGITGPEMTFETLAGPIQARVDGPVVKLQLTRPKDQRLNQQILVDGLVLHFDFLNTGVPHTLIWVEDIEKVDPVEVGPKVRFHEHFKPAGTNVNFVQLTPSGLLSVRTYERGVEGETLACGTGAVAAAGMAFLKTKLTSPVRVQTRGGEILTVYLEGKAGQAIDQVYLEGAVRQVFEGEVFEEALDS, translated from the coding sequence ATGCCTTCAAAACCTATTCTAAAAATCACCAAGATGAGCGGATCCGGGAATGATTTTATCCTGGTCGATAACCGTTCCAGGCAGGTTCCTGATTCTCAAATGGCTGCTTTAACTAAAGGCCTGTGCCGGAGGATGGTTTCCGTCGGGGCCGACGGGATGATTTTTATCGTCCCCTCGGATCGGTATGACTTTAAATGGCGGTTTTTTAATGCCGATGGCAGCGAGGCCGAGATGTGTGGCAATGGGGGGCGATGTGCGGCCCGGTTTGCTTCTCTCAAGGGGATAACCGGCCCGGAGATGACCTTTGAAACCCTGGCCGGCCCCATCCAGGCCCGGGTAGATGGCCCTGTGGTAAAACTTCAGTTGACCCGTCCCAAAGACCAGAGACTTAATCAGCAGATCCTTGTTGACGGCCTGGTACTCCATTTTGATTTTTTAAATACCGGAGTCCCCCACACCCTTATCTGGGTGGAAGATATCGAAAAAGTGGATCCGGTAGAGGTAGGTCCGAAAGTTCGTTTTCATGAGCACTTTAAACCTGCCGGCACCAACGTGAATTTTGTTCAACTGACTCCCTCTGGACTCCTTTCGGTGCGTACCTATGAACGGGGAGTGGAAGGGGAAACCTTGGCCTGTGGAACGGGTGCGGTTGCGGCCGCCGGCATGGCCTTTTTAAAAACTAAACTGACCTCCCCGGTCAGGGTCCAGACCAGGGGGGGAGAGATCTTAACGGTTTATCTGGAAGGCAAGGCCGGACAAGCCATCGATCAAGTTTATCTGGAAGGGGCCGTACGTCAGGTTTTTGAGGGAGAAGTTTTTGAGGAAGCTTTGGACAGTTGA
- a CDS encoding 4-hydroxy-tetrahydrodipicolinate reductase: MIKTIIAGAGGRMGGRIAQLISESQEMMVSGAFEKAGHPSVDKDLGEWVGAGKTGLTITSDPEAAMDKGEVVIDFTFHTASLEHLRLAAGRQKPIVIGSTGFTGQELEEVKVLCQTVPCVLAPNMSVGVNVLFKVVRDVAIALGEGFDMEILEVHHKMKKDAPSGTALKLAQILAQARSQDLDQVAVYERRGIIGERKPEEIGIQTFRAGDIIGEHTVLFGGMGERIEITHRAHNRDTFARGALRAAQWIIHQKNGLYDMHDVLGLKG, from the coding sequence ATGATCAAAACGATTATAGCCGGGGCCGGGGGACGGATGGGGGGAAGGATTGCCCAGCTTATTTCCGAAAGCCAGGAGATGATGGTCAGCGGGGCCTTTGAAAAGGCCGGCCATCCCTCGGTTGATAAGGACCTTGGAGAATGGGTAGGGGCAGGAAAGACCGGCCTGACCATTACCTCCGATCCGGAAGCAGCCATGGACAAAGGGGAAGTCGTTATTGATTTTACCTTCCATACCGCTTCCCTGGAGCATCTGCGCCTGGCTGCCGGCCGGCAGAAACCGATTGTTATCGGCAGCACGGGATTTACCGGCCAGGAGTTGGAAGAAGTCAAGGTCTTGTGTCAAACCGTTCCCTGTGTCCTGGCCCCGAATATGAGCGTCGGGGTGAATGTGCTGTTTAAAGTGGTTCGGGATGTGGCTATCGCTCTGGGGGAAGGGTTTGATATGGAGATCCTGGAGGTCCATCATAAAATGAAGAAAGATGCCCCAAGCGGTACGGCCTTGAAACTGGCCCAGATCCTGGCCCAGGCCCGGTCCCAGGACTTAGACCAGGTGGCGGTCTATGAACGCCGGGGGATTATCGGGGAACGGAAGCCGGAAGAAATCGGCATCCAGACCTTCAGGGCCGGGGATATTATTGGCGAGCATACGGTCCTTTTCGGAGGCATGGGGGAACGGATCGAGATCACCCATCGGGCCCACAATAGAGATACCTTCGCCCGCGGGGCCCTCAGGGCGGCCCAGTGGATCATCCATCAAAAGAACGGGCTTTATGATATGCATGATGTGTTGGGGCTGAAGGGATAA